Sequence from the Priestia megaterium genome:
GAAAGCATGAACTAAAATGAACATATAGTAAAATCAGCCTCAACATAAAAAAAACAGCTGTTTCCAGCTGCTTACTTATCCGTTTATAAATTCCGCACGCGACTTTTTCATCATAAACAAATATTCATATGCCATAATCATAAACTCAATTGCCAGTCGTTTTTCCGGCTCCATAAAGTCTTCACCCAGCAGCTTTTCTAGTTTTTCAATACGGTGATATAGCGTTTGCCGGACAATGTATAAACGCTTAGCCGTCTCTTGTTTAGATCCGTTGCATGCTAAATAAATTTTTAATGTTTCCATGAGTTTTGCATTATACGTTTCATCATATGTAATAACGGGCTGCAGATATTCAAACACCACTTCCTGTAAGTCTTCATGCTGATGTAAAAGCGAAATAATTCGGTACATATGCAAATCATCATAAAAATGAATAATTGTTTGTTTTTGCAGCATTTCTTGAATCGAAATCGTTTCTTTAGCCGTTTCATAGCTTTTATGCATGCAGTCAAGCTGTTCACAGTATTGGCCAATTCCGATAAAGCTAATGGCGTTCCTCTTTGAATTTTCATCCGATTCATATTGATTCATCCAGCGATGAAGGCTGTTTTCTAACCTCTCTCTCCACGTGCTAACCATTCGTTTGTTCAAAAGAATAAATAATACTTCGCGATTTCGCTCGGAGACTAATAAGTGAAAGCCTTCTTGTTCAAAAATGCTTCGCAAAATAAGCTTAAAATACGTTCGATCAAACTTCTCCCGCCTTTGCCACTTACAGCAAACAACGACACCTCCGCGAATAGGAGAATCTGAACACACTTCGTGCATAGAGTCTTTTATTTGTTCAAGAGTTAACTCTCCGTTCATCCATTTCGTCATCCATTCGGTTTCATCTACTCTTTTTTTCTCTTCGACATACAGGTCCTTCAAAAAATGCTGAGCAAGTGCAGTCGCCGTTCGGTCAACGGTGAGCACTTCAAGTTCTGTTAACGCTTCATTTATAGAAGCGACATACAGCTGAGCATAATCTTGTCCTAATAAATGAATAGGCTGATCAGTAAAATGCGGACTCTCATTTTCCCTGCTTATATAATGAAGTAGAAGCTGCTGTTTGAGCAAGTCCATCTCTGGAGCAAAGGTAAGTAATTCATTTGAAACTTTAAGGCCGACAAGAAGCCCCGTAGATTCATATAAACACTGTAAGATGACGGCCGGGTCATTAACTGTTAACAGCAGCTGATTTAGCCTATGAGAATACTGTTCTAAATCGGAAATCATTTGATAGTGCTGATTAATTAAAAGCGAGTGAACATCTTGCGTAATTTCAACGAACGGAACTTCCTCGTGAAATAAAATAATCGGAAAATCACATTCGTTCGCTTTATCAACTACAATTTGCGGAATCTTAGAAGTATAAGTGCCAAGTTCAATACACAGTCCTGATGCCTTACAAGAAATTAATTGCTGAAGAAATGATAAACAAGATTGAGGATCTTCTCCCCAGCCTACCCCTGTTGATAAAATGAGCTCGTTTCCTTTTAGCAGCTCATTAATGCGCGTCACTTCCATCACGTGCACCCACTTCACAGAATTAGTAAGCCCTTTCTCTCCAGCTATTACTTCACAGTTTACAAAATGTTTCCTTGTTAAAATCTCTGTTACTGTTAAATATGATTTCAAGTCAACACCGCCCCTAGCGAATTTCACATCATGTCTCCTGAATCATTAACGCGTATTTCGCATATGTGTAGAACAAAAGCTATATCTTCTTACATTATATTAAATATTTAGAAGAAATAAAATATTTAATGAAAGAAACGAAAAAAGCTGTAACGATAATGGATCGTTACAGCTTCTGAGCTGTTTGCTGTAATTTATTAAAAAAACCGTGGCGTTTAACCGCTTGTTCTTTAATTCGGTGAATTTCTTTTTTATAAAAACGCAAATCTTGTAGTGACACTGCATTTAACATTTCCATTTTTAATTTATCAATAATTTTTGTTTCTTCTTGTGTCATACACTGCGTAGCTTGATCCATCCGTGTCACACCCTTTTCGTATTTAATAGATTTATTTTGAAAACGTTCTACTATAATATTTACTACAATTTACTAGATAACTAAACCTTTTCTCTTTCGATGTAAACGAAATGTAACAACTGTAATACAGTGAATGGATAATATCTAGTTATTTTGCTTCACATCCAAAACGAAAAAAACAAAAAAACGGATCACTTTTGTCAGCCAATATGGTAAAAAACTTATAGGTATTAGTAAACAAATAAAGAGATTGAGACATAATTAAATTACTCCAATCAACAGCTAGAAGCACCTACATACATGAAACCTACGTTCACCCTACCAATAAAAAAATCCGAACGATTCATCGTTCGGATCTTCCTTCAGCTAAAATAATTTTGTCCCAGCCTCCGTTTTTATACTTGTTGGATCAGTACGGATGAAAAATATTTTCTAGCATCCGCCGTCAATATATGAAGCGTTTCTTGTTCGGTTTGGTTATTTTCGGTGCGTTCAAACGTCACAAATGCCCCGCTTAGATTCTCTGTTACGGCCGTTATTTTGAATCCTTTTTGCAGCAAAAAATCAATCTTTTCTCGCTCTGCCATATATTCATGGTAACTTGACATTTCCCTGCCCCCGATCTATTTCTTCATCTGTTTTTATAACATTAATTTTTCAGCTTCGTTAGCCGTGTTTAACTCATTAAACTTTGCTCTTTTTGTAAATTGTCCGTAGCCTTTTTGACCAACAAACTGCTTATTTTTTACGACAAATTCCCCGCGGCAAAGCACTGAAACCGGCTCACCTGTGACTTTCATTCCCTCAAATGCGCTATAATCGACTGCCATATGATGCGTGTTTGCTGAAATCGTACGTTCAACAGAAGGGTCAAATATAAGCAGATCTGCGTCTGCGCCAACCGCTATTGTTCCTTTTTTCGGGTACAGTCCGAACAGCTTAGCAATTTTTGTTGATGTTATATCAACAAACTGATTTATATTAATTCGTTTCTTCACTACTCCTTCTGAAAATAAAATACTCATGCGATCCTCGATAATAGGGCCTCCGTTTGGAATCTTCGTAAAATCTCCTTTTCCCAGATCTTTTTGACCGTTAAAATCAAACGAACACTGATCTGATCCAATCGTTTGCAAGTCGCCATTACGCAGAGCATTCCACAAAACATCTTGGTTCCATTTTTCACGTAAAGGCGGCGACCATACGTATTTTGCTCCTTCAAAATTCGGTTTCTCTAAATAGGTTTGGTCAAGCGTCAAATACTGCGGACACGTTTCGCCCCAGATATTTACGCCTTTTTCCCTTGCTTCAGCAATCTTTTTAACCGCTTCAGCGCACGACACGTGAACAACATAGAGCTGTGAGTCAGCCAGCTCCGTTAGCACCGCGGCTCTTCCCGTAGCTTCTCCTTCTATTTCTGGAGGACGAGTCAGTGCATGATAGATAGGATCGGTTTGTCCTTGTTCTAGTGCTTTTGCCGTTAAATACTCAATAACATCTCCATTTTCAGCATGTACCATCACAAGCGCCCCTAGTTTTTTAGCTTGCACTAGCGTTTGATAAAGGGTAGCATCGTCTGCTTGAAAAACATTTTTATAGGCCATGAATACTTTAAAAGAAGTAATTCCTTCTTTTTCAATAATCGTAGGAAGTTCATTTAATACATCTTCCGTGATTTCTCCAATCATTAGATGAAAGCTATAATCGATAGCCGCTTTTCCTTTTGATTTTTCATGCCATGTGCCGATCGCTTTTTGCAGCGGTTCGCCTTTATTGGTTAAGCAAAAATCAATAACAGTTGTCGTACCTCCAAAAGCTGCTGCTCTTGTACCTGTTTCAAAGTCATCTTTTGTAACGGTGCCCCCAAACGGCATATCTAAATGAGTATGAGGATCGATGCCTCCTGGAAATACATAGTTGCCTTTTGCATCAATCACTTCACAGCCCTGCTCTTCAAATGCCGAGCCAATTGCCGAAATAACTCCATTTTCAATTAAAATATCGGCTTTATACGTATCTGTTGCTGTGACTACCACACCATTTTTAACGATTTTTTTCATTTCCTCATCCCCTTTGTATTTATACGTCTAATCGCTGTGCAGCCGTCGCTTGTAAAGCAGCTTGGCGTTCATTCCACGTCATTGGAGGCTGTTCATTTGGTAATTCAACCATGGATATCGCCCCGTCCACCGGACATACAATCGAACATAAATTACAGCCTACACAATCTTCTTCTCTTACTTTTAAATAAGATTTCCCTGAAGGATCTTTCAGCATATCAATACATTGATGAGAAGTATCTTCACAAGAAATATGACACTTATTGCAGTTAATACACGTATCCGGGTCGATGCGAGCCACTACTTTATAATTGAGATCTAAGTTGCCCCAATCGGAATATTTTGAAACCGCTTTTCCTACAATGTCACTTACTTTTTCGATTCCTCTTTCATCCAAATAATAATTGAGACCTTGAATCATATCCTCTACAATGCGGAACCCGTGATGCATAGCAGCTGTACATACTTGCACACCTGTAGCACCCATGAGCATAAATTCGACGGCTTCCTGCCAGTTCGAAACGCCTCCCATACCTGATATTGGAACGTTAATAAACGGACTTCTTGCACATTCAGCGACCATGTTTAATGCAATCGGCTTAACAGCTGGGCCGCAATAACCTCCGTGAGCGCCTTTTCCTGCTACGTGTGGAATCGTATTCCATGAATGAATGTCTACTCCTGCTAAACTATTAATAGTGTTAATCATACTCACAGCGTCAGCACCGCCTCGAACCGCTGCTTCTGCTGTAACAGTGATATCTGTGATATTTGGGGTTAATTTAACAATGACCGGCGTTTGGGCAACTTCTTTAGCCCAATACGTTTGTTTTTCAACCAAATCAGGGACTTGCCCAGAGGCAGCACCCATCCCTCGTTCTGCCATTCCATGCGGACAGCCAAAGTTCAGCTCTAATCCATCCACTCCTACGTCTTCTACTTTTTTGACAATCTCATGCCATTTTTCTTGCTGAGGCTCTACCATAAGAGAGGCAATAATTGCGTGGTTAGGAAACTTCTTTTTCGTTTCATAGATTTCCTTCAAATTAACTTCAAGCGGACGATCGGTGATTAACTCAATATTATTAAAGCCGGCTACGCGCTGACCGTTGAAGCCAACGGCAGCAAATCGAGAGGAAACATTTAAAATCGGATCACCAAGCGTTTTCCAAACTGCGCCTCCCCATCCTGCTTCAAATGCACGCTGCACTTGATAACCTGAATTGGTTGGCGGTGCGGATGCCAGCCAAAACGGATTTGGTGATTGAATACCTGCTAAATTTGTTGTTAAATCTGCCATAGATTTCTCCTCCTCCTGATTTTAAGCTGTTTCCATTGTTTCTTTTGTTAACTGCATATGAATATTTAACGCCGTTTGTTTTCCTTGCTGAGCAGCGGTCACAACCATTGCTTCTCCTTGCCCTTTACCAAAAATAACGTCTCCGCAAGCAAATACTTTTGGATTTGATGTTTGAAACGTCTCTTGATTAATTAAGACAACTCCGTCTTCATGATGCAGCTGGAATTGTTGAATCAAAGACAGGTACCGTTCTTGACCAATTGCTTTAACAACAGCATCGACTGGAATGGTAAACGTTGAACCTTCAACAGGAACAGGCTTCCTGCGGCCGTCTGCATCTGGATCTGTTAACGTCATTTTTACACATTCAATCCCGCTCACCTTACCATTTTCATCTCCAATAATTCGTATAGGAGCTGTTAACCAGCGGAATTCAACACCATCTTGTTTTGCAAATTCAAATTCAAAATCATAAGCCGTCATTTCTTCTCGTGTACGACGGTATAAAATTTGAACGTTTTCAGCCCCCAAGCGCACGGAACACGTAGCACCATCAATCGCAGTATTTCCCGCACCAATGACGGCAACACGCTTACCCACAAATTCTGTTGATAACGCTTCTGACTTCGTTTTTTTCACAAAATCAATCGCATCATACACACCGTCTAGCTCTTCACCTTCAACATGTAGAGAAGGCACCTTACTCATACCAATAGCTAATACAACCGCATCATACGACTGCAGCAATTCGCTTGGAAGAATATCTTCTCCAATTCTTACGTTTGTTTTAATTTTTACATCTAAGCTTTTTACTTGTTCAACTTCCCAGAATGAAATCGCTTGAGGAAGACGAAACGACACGATTCCATATGTATTTAACCCTCCTGCTTGTTTTTCCGCTTCAAAAATGGTTACGTCATACCCAAATCGCGCCAGTTCTCTTGCTGCAGAGAGACCAGCCGGACCTCCACCAACAATTGCTACCTTTTTGCCGTTTGCTTTTCCTTTCTCAAACAGCACCTGTTCATTTTGAATAGCCCAATCCGTTGCGTAGCGCTGCAAATCTCCAATCATAATTGGTTTGGTTGAATGGTTAAGCACACACGCTCCTTCACATAGTTCATCGGTTGGACAAACTCTCGAACAGCTTGCTCCTACGGGATTAGAAGACATAATCGTTTCGGCAGACCCCTTTAAATTGCCCGATGCAATTTTTTTAATAAACGTCGGGATGTCAATTCCTGTAGGGCATGCCTGAATACAGGGTGCATCATAACAGTACAAACATCGATTAGATTCTTCGACTGCTTCTCTATTTGACAACCCTTTTTCTACTTCATTAAAGTTTTGAATGATGGACTGCAAACTTTCCGGTGATCGCATTGCATCAACCTCCCAAGGATATCTGTTGATAAAAATCAGATTGAAAGCGCTTACATATTTTTTATATACGTTATTTTCAACTTCTACTTTGGTAAAATGTATTACTAACTTTATTGTACAAAACGACCGTCTTTTCTTCATTATACATTATGTTAAAAAATTCAGACTATTTACTATTCACTATGTAAAAAGCCTTGCTTTTATATAAAAGCAAGGCTGCAACTATTATTTTGCTACTTCTTTAATAATCGACACTACTAGTTCAGATGTCTTCACCAGTTCTTCTACCGGAATTTTTTCATTTGTTGTATGAATGTCTTCATAACCAACTGCTAAATTTACTGTTGGGATATCAAAGCCTGCGATTACATTTGCATCGCTTCCGCCTCCGCTTTGAAGCAAGCGTGAAGGACGATCGATATTAGCCACCGCTTTTTTAGCAACTTCGACAACATGATCTCCATCGCCAAATTTAAAGCCTGGATACATCACTTTAATATCAACTTCTGCACGGCCGCCCATTTCTTGTGCAGCTGTTTCAAACGCTTCTTTCATTTTCGCTACTTGTGCTTCCATTTTTTCTGGAATTAATGAACGAGCTTCTGCTAAAATATCGACGCGGTCACACACGATATTCGTTTGCGTTCCACCTTCAAAGCGTCCAATATTCGCTGTAGTCTCTTCATCAATACGTCCAAGCGGCATTTTAGAAATGGCTCTTGAAGCAATCGTAATAGCAGAAACGCCTCGTTCAGGAGCTACACCTGCATGAGCTGTTTTTCCATAAATTGTTGCATTTACTTTTGCTTGCGTCGGCGCAGCAACGATAATGTCTCCCACTTTGCCATCGCTATCTAAAGCATAGCCGAATTTTGCCGTTACGAGACTAGAATCAAGAGCTTTAGCGCCCACTAAGCCAGATTCTTCTCCTACTGTAATAATAAATTCAATTTTGCCGTGCGCAATGTTTTCTTCTTTTAATACGGTGATTGCTTCTAGCATTGCTGCTAAGCCTGCTTTATCATCCGCTCCAAGAATTGTCGTGCCGTCACTTTTAATATAGCCATCTTCAATAGATGGTTTAATACCGTTTCCAGGTACGACTGTATCCATATGAGAAGTAAAGTAGATTGTATCTACGCCTTCTTTTGTAGCTGGCAGTGTGCAGATTAAGTTGTTGGCTCCGTGGCCCGTTTTTTCTTTGGCATCATCTTCTACTACTTCGACGCCTAATGCAGTAAATTTTTCTTTTAGTACAACAGCAATTTTTTCCTCATGCTTTGTTTCTGAGTCTACTTGTACTAATTCAATAAATAAATCAACGATTCGTTGTTCATTAATCATAATATGTAATCCCTCCAAAAATAACCTACAATGGTATGTTACCATGTTTCTTTGCTGGACGCTCTTCCTTTTTATTGTGCAACATTTCAAGCGCTTGTATTAATTTTATTCGCGTTTCCCGAGGATCAATAACATCATCAACCATTCCAGCGCTTGCCGCTACGTAAGGATTAGCAAATTTCTCGCGATACTGTTCAATTTTTTCGTGTCTTGTTTCATCTGGGTTTTCGCTACCTCGAATGTCGTTTGCAAAGATAATATTTGCAGCACCTTGAGGACCCATAACAGCGATTTCTGCATTCGGCCACGAATACACAAGGTCCGCTCCAATCGATTTACTATTTAAAGCTACGTATGCACCTCCGTACGCCTTTCGCAAAATCACCGTGATTTTCGGAACGGTAGCTTCGGAGTATGCATATAAAATTTTAGCACCATGACGTATAATTCCGCCATGTTCCTGCTTGATACCTGGGAAAAAACCTGTAACATCTTCAAATGTAATAAGTGGGATATTAAATGAATCGCAAAATCGAATAAACCTTGCTGCTTTATCTGAGGAGTTAATATCTAAACTGCCTGCCATTACTTTAGGCTGGTTACACACAAGTCCGACAACTTTTCCATCTATGCGGGCAAAACCAATGACAATATTTCTTGCAAAGTCTTTTTGCACTTCAAAAAATGAGTGCTCGTCCACTACTTGGTGAATGACTTGACGCACATCGTAAGGGCGCACGGCATCAAACGGGACAACGTCTAATAAATCCGGACGATAATGATCACACTCTGCCTTTGAGGCTAAAGGAGGCTGCTCTTGGCTAGACTGAGGAAGATAGCTTAAGAGCGTTCGTACTTGTTCTAGCACCTCTTGTTCTGTTGCACCTCTAAAATGGGCATTACCGCTAATTTCGTTATGAACAGCTGCTCCTCCAAGATTTTCAGAGGAAATGCTTTCTCCCGTTACCGTTTCAATTACTTTTGGTCCTGTAATGAACATTTGACTTGTTTCTTCTACCATAAAAACAAAGTCCGTAATCGCCGGTGAGTACACGGCTCCGCCTGCACAAGGACCCATAATAACAGATATTTGAGGCATGACACCCGAATAAATGGCATTTCGATAAAAAATATGACCGTATCCATCAAGAGACATGACGCCCTCTTGAATACGAGCCCCGCCTGAATCATTTAAGCCAATAAACGGCACGCCTGTTTTAGCCGCTAAGTCCATTACGTGCGCAATTTTTTTAGCATGCATTTCACCTAACGCGCCTCCGAATACTGTAAAATCTTGTGAAAACAAGTAGACTGAGCGACCGTTTATCTTGCCGTAACCTGTTACTACCCCGTCTCCTGGTCCTACTTGATTATTCATACTGAAATCAGCACACCGATGTTCAATAAATGGATTTAATTCGACAAATGTATGGTCATCTAAAAGAATTTCAATTCGTTCGCGTGCCGTTAGTTTTCCTTTATGGTGCTGTTTTTCAATTTTTTCGTCTCCACCGCCTAACTCGATCTTCCGGCGCTTATCGTACAATTCATTTAATTTATCATAAATGTCAACCATGTTTCTTCTCCTCCTCTAGTGTTTTTTCACAGAGCTCATAAAGAACACCGTTTGCTGACTTTGGATGCAAAAAAGCAATGGATGCTTCCCCTGCGCCTTTTCGCGGAACATCGTCAATCATGTGTACACCCTTTTCCTTTAACTCGTTAATCCGTTCTTCAATCGTACGCACACCTAAAGCAACATGATGAAGACCTTCACCTCTCTTTTTGATGAACGCGCCGACTGCACTGTCTTCAAAGAGCGGCTCTAATAATTCAATTTTTACGTTGCCGCACTCAATAAAAGCAACTTTTACTCCTTGTTCTTCTACTTCTTCTACTTTTAATAAAGACAGTCCTAATACCTTTTCATAAAAAGGCAGGCTGCCTTCAATTGATTTTACAGCTATTCCTATGTGATCAATTCCTTTTATCACTTTCTCACCTCTTAAAAAAGCGTTTTCATTTACACATATTCTTGAAAACAAAAGAAATCTCCTGCTCGCGTATTTACAGAAAGTTGCTTGTCTAAGCAGCGGAAGACATGTAAAATAAGAAAAAAACGTGTAGGAGGACTTTGGTTGTATGTCTAATAAGAAAATCCAAAAAACCATTGTGTTTTTAATGCTTCTTGTCATGTTAATATCTACGCTTTTAGCGGGACTTGCCATGTGGTTTTAATCGAGACTGATGACTAAAAACATAGATGCACTGCTGTTTCTGTGTGCAATGCAAACATATAAAAAAGACTGGTGACTAGTCACCAGTCTTTTGCTGTATATTCACCATGCCTTTTTGAGCGGCTAACTCTTCAAAAGATTGATCTGTAGATACAATCCATACTTTTGTACCTAACGGGACTTGATCATATAAATGGCTTACTTCACGATTTTCTACGCGAATACAGCCATTCGATACATATTTACCGATGGAATCCGGCTGATTTGTACCATGAATGCCATAAATACGTCCGTCAGTCTCTCTTGCATCAAACCCAATCCACC
This genomic interval carries:
- a CDS encoding PucR family transcriptional regulator; the protein is MKFARGGVDLKSYLTVTEILTRKHFVNCEVIAGEKGLTNSVKWVHVMEVTRINELLKGNELILSTGVGWGEDPQSCLSFLQQLISCKASGLCIELGTYTSKIPQIVVDKANECDFPIILFHEEVPFVEITQDVHSLLINQHYQMISDLEQYSHRLNQLLLTVNDPAVILQCLYESTGLLVGLKVSNELLTFAPEMDLLKQQLLLHYISRENESPHFTDQPIHLLGQDYAQLYVASINEALTELEVLTVDRTATALAQHFLKDLYVEEKKRVDETEWMTKWMNGELTLEQIKDSMHEVCSDSPIRGGVVVCCKWQRREKFDRTYFKLILRSIFEQEGFHLLVSERNREVLFILLNKRMVSTWRERLENSLHRWMNQYESDENSKRNAISFIGIGQYCEQLDCMHKSYETAKETISIQEMLQKQTIIHFYDDLHMYRIISLLHQHEDLQEVVFEYLQPVITYDETYNAKLMETLKIYLACNGSKQETAKRLYIVRQTLYHRIEKLEKLLGEDFMEPEKRLAIEFMIMAYEYLFMMKKSRAEFING
- the hydA gene encoding dihydropyrimidinase produces the protein MKKIVKNGVVVTATDTYKADILIENGVISAIGSAFEEQGCEVIDAKGNYVFPGGIDPHTHLDMPFGGTVTKDDFETGTRAAAFGGTTTVIDFCLTNKGEPLQKAIGTWHEKSKGKAAIDYSFHLMIGEITEDVLNELPTIIEKEGITSFKVFMAYKNVFQADDATLYQTLVQAKKLGALVMVHAENGDVIEYLTAKALEQGQTDPIYHALTRPPEIEGEATGRAAVLTELADSQLYVVHVSCAEAVKKIAEAREKGVNIWGETCPQYLTLDQTYLEKPNFEGAKYVWSPPLREKWNQDVLWNALRNGDLQTIGSDQCSFDFNGQKDLGKGDFTKIPNGGPIIEDRMSILFSEGVVKKRININQFVDITSTKIAKLFGLYPKKGTIAVGADADLLIFDPSVERTISANTHHMAVDYSAFEGMKVTGEPVSVLCRGEFVVKNKQFVGQKGYGQFTKRAKFNELNTANEAEKLML
- the preA gene encoding NAD-dependent dihydropyrimidine dehydrogenase subunit PreA — translated: MADLTTNLAGIQSPNPFWLASAPPTNSGYQVQRAFEAGWGGAVWKTLGDPILNVSSRFAAVGFNGQRVAGFNNIELITDRPLEVNLKEIYETKKKFPNHAIIASLMVEPQQEKWHEIVKKVEDVGVDGLELNFGCPHGMAERGMGAASGQVPDLVEKQTYWAKEVAQTPVIVKLTPNITDITVTAEAAVRGGADAVSMINTINSLAGVDIHSWNTIPHVAGKGAHGGYCGPAVKPIALNMVAECARSPFINVPISGMGGVSNWQEAVEFMLMGATGVQVCTAAMHHGFRIVEDMIQGLNYYLDERGIEKVSDIVGKAVSKYSDWGNLDLNYKVVARIDPDTCINCNKCHISCEDTSHQCIDMLKDPSGKSYLKVREEDCVGCNLCSIVCPVDGAISMVELPNEQPPMTWNERQAALQATAAQRLDV
- a CDS encoding NAD(P)-dependent oxidoreductase; its protein translation is MRSPESLQSIIQNFNEVEKGLSNREAVEESNRCLYCYDAPCIQACPTGIDIPTFIKKIASGNLKGSAETIMSSNPVGASCSRVCPTDELCEGACVLNHSTKPIMIGDLQRYATDWAIQNEQVLFEKGKANGKKVAIVGGGPAGLSAARELARFGYDVTIFEAEKQAGGLNTYGIVSFRLPQAISFWEVEQVKSLDVKIKTNVRIGEDILPSELLQSYDAVVLAIGMSKVPSLHVEGEELDGVYDAIDFVKKTKSEALSTEFVGKRVAVIGAGNTAIDGATCSVRLGAENVQILYRRTREEMTAYDFEFEFAKQDGVEFRWLTAPIRIIGDENGKVSGIECVKMTLTDPDADGRRKPVPVEGSTFTIPVDAVVKAIGQERYLSLIQQFQLHHEDGVVLINQETFQTSNPKVFACGDVIFGKGQGEAMVVTAAQQGKQTALNIHMQLTKETMETA
- a CDS encoding tripeptidase T; translation: MINEQRIVDLFIELVQVDSETKHEEKIAVVLKEKFTALGVEVVEDDAKEKTGHGANNLICTLPATKEGVDTIYFTSHMDTVVPGNGIKPSIEDGYIKSDGTTILGADDKAGLAAMLEAITVLKEENIAHGKIEFIITVGEESGLVGAKALDSSLVTAKFGYALDSDGKVGDIIVAAPTQAKVNATIYGKTAHAGVAPERGVSAITIASRAISKMPLGRIDEETTANIGRFEGGTQTNIVCDRVDILAEARSLIPEKMEAQVAKMKEAFETAAQEMGGRAEVDIKVMYPGFKFGDGDHVVEVAKKAVANIDRPSRLLQSGGGSDANVIAGFDIPTVNLAVGYEDIHTTNEKIPVEELVKTSELVVSIIKEVAK
- a CDS encoding acyl-CoA carboxylase subunit beta — encoded protein: MVDIYDKLNELYDKRRKIELGGGDEKIEKQHHKGKLTARERIEILLDDHTFVELNPFIEHRCADFSMNNQVGPGDGVVTGYGKINGRSVYLFSQDFTVFGGALGEMHAKKIAHVMDLAAKTGVPFIGLNDSGGARIQEGVMSLDGYGHIFYRNAIYSGVMPQISVIMGPCAGGAVYSPAITDFVFMVEETSQMFITGPKVIETVTGESISSENLGGAAVHNEISGNAHFRGATEQEVLEQVRTLLSYLPQSSQEQPPLASKAECDHYRPDLLDVVPFDAVRPYDVRQVIHQVVDEHSFFEVQKDFARNIVIGFARIDGKVVGLVCNQPKVMAGSLDINSSDKAARFIRFCDSFNIPLITFEDVTGFFPGIKQEHGGIIRHGAKILYAYSEATVPKITVILRKAYGGAYVALNSKSIGADLVYSWPNAEIAVMGPQGAANIIFANDIRGSENPDETRHEKIEQYREKFANPYVAASAGMVDDVIDPRETRIKLIQALEMLHNKKEERPAKKHGNIPL
- the mce gene encoding methylmalonyl-CoA epimerase; this encodes MIKGIDHIGIAVKSIEGSLPFYEKVLGLSLLKVEEVEEQGVKVAFIECGNVKIELLEPLFEDSAVGAFIKKRGEGLHHVALGVRTIEERINELKEKGVHMIDDVPRKGAGEASIAFLHPKSANGVLYELCEKTLEEEKKHG
- the prli42 gene encoding stressosome-associated protein Prli42, with the protein product MSNKKIQKTIVFLMLLVMLISTLLAGLAMWF